The genomic stretch TCATCATTATTATTCTAAAAAACATTTAAATGTTAGGAATCAATGGAAGCTATGAATAAAAAATCTCCCCACCTGGAGACATCGGCTCAACAGATGTCACGCAGGAACATACTCAAAGGGGTGGCGTCAATCGGCTTGCTTTCGCTTGTTGCTCCGCTGCCTCTGAGCGTACTGGCTCAGGAATCGGCCTCCGCCGATCCTATTGCTTTGTTCACTCTTGTGTCAGAACGACTGACTCAGCATCAGAACCTGTCTCCCATCCTCTCTGAACGTTTCTTTCAGGCACTGCAGGCGCGTAACCCAGATTTTGAAGCCCATCTGAAATTATTGGTTAAAGAGATGGCGCAAATCGAGACTCGCTTGCTGGCGACTACGCTGTCGCCTTCGGCGCAGCAAACCGCCAAGTCCATCATTTCAGCCTGGTATACCGGTATTGTCGGTGCCGGACTTGATGCTCAGGTCATCACGTACCGCCACGCGCTGCAATTTAATGCCGTCGATGATGTCCTGGAGATCCGTTCTTACTGCCCTAACAAGCCCGGATTCTGGGCCGCTAAACCAATCGAGAGGAAAGCATAATGACCACCACCCAACAAGCAGATGTCGTCGTTGTAGGTTCAGGCGTTGCGGGCGGACTGGTCGCGCACCAACTGGCGCTGGCCGGTAAATCCGTCATCATTCTCGAAGCCGGTCCGCGTTACTCGCGTGGCGAAATTGTCGAACGTTTCCGTAACCAGCCGAACAAAATGGACTTCATGGCGCCGTACCCGTCAACGCCCTATGCGCCTCATCCGGAATTTAATCCGGACAACGGCTATCTGGTACAAAAGGGCGAGCAGGCCTATGACGCGCAGTATATTCGTGCGGTCGGCGGTACGACCTGGCACTGGGCCGGTTCGGCATGGCGTTTTATCCCGTCCGACTTCAAACTGAAATCGATTTACGGTGTTGGTCGTGACTGGCCACTGGAATACAAAGACCTTGAACTATGGTATCAGCGCGCCGAAGAAGAGCTTGGCGTTTGGGGGCCAGCGGATGAAGAACTGGGGTCACCGCGCTCCAAGCCGTATCCGATGGCCCCGCTGCCAATTTCTTACAACGAAAAAGTGATTAAAGATCGTCTCAATGACAATGGATTTTATGTCGTCACTGAGCCGGTCGCGCGTAACAGTCGCCCGTACGACAACCGCCCGACGTGCTGCGGTAACAACAACTGTATGCCGATCTGTCCGATTGGTGCGATGTACAACGGCATTACCCACGTTGAGAAAGCCGAAGCCGCCGGTGCCAAGCTGATCGATAAAGCGGTGGTGTACAAGATTGAAAAAGGTGCCGACAACCGTATTGTTGCCGTGCATTACAAGACCCCGGACGGTGAATCGGTCAAAGTCGAAGGAAAATACTTCGTTCTGGCCGCCAACGGAATCGAAACACCCAAACTAATGCTGATGTCCGATGTGGGTAACAGCTCAGACATGGTTGGCCGTAACCTGATGGACCACCCGGGCACCGGTATCCGCTTCTTCGCTGACGAGAAATTATGGCCAGGTCGCGGCGCGCAGGAGATGACCTCAATCATTGGCTGGCGTGACGGTGATTTCCGCTCTGAATACGCGGGTAAGAAAATTCACCTGTCGAACCTATCTCGTACTGATCAGATGACGCAGGAAATTCTGGCGCAGGATCGTCTGCTCCTGGGTAACGTGCTGGATAATGAGATCCGTGATAAAGCCGCTCGATACGTCCAGTTCGACAGCTTCCACGAACTGCTGCCGCATCCGGAAAACCGCATTGTCGCCAGCAGTTCAAAAGACGCAATGGGCATTGCCAAACCTGAGTTCTACTACGCGATTGATGACTACGTTAAACGCAGTGCGGTTCACACCCGTGAAGCTTACACTAAGATTGCTCAGCTGATGGGGGGGCACTGAGATCCAGTACAGCGACGACTTCTCGAACAACCAGCACATTTGTGGCACCGTTATCATGGGTGACAACCCGAAAGACAGTGTGGTGGATAAAGACTGCCGAACTCACGATCACGATAACCTGTTTATCGCCAGTTCCGGCACCATGCCAACCGTGGGCACCGTCAACTGTACCCTGACTATCGCCGCATTGTCGCTGCGTATTGCAGCCACGCTGAACAAGGAGGTGTAAGCCATGACACTGAAACGGTTAATCCTGTCAGTAATTGCACTGGCTGTCATCGTCTTTGGCCTGATTGTCACTGGTATCTGGGGGCCAAGCGGTCACAATCCGGCACCGGAGCAACAAGTACAAACCACGCAAACGCCGCCAGGCATGAGCCGGGGTGAATACGTGGCGAAAATGTCTGACTGTACGGCCTGTCATACCACCGAGAAAGACAAACCTTTCGCCGGCGGTCTGGGCATGCCACTGCCAATCGGTACACTGTATTCGACTAATATTACCCCGGATAAAGAAACCGGTATTGGCAATTATTCGCTCGACGACTTCAAGCGCGTGCTGCGTGAAGGGGTGCGTAAAGATGGCGGTCACCTGTATCCGGCCATGCCGTATACCGAGTACACCAAGCTGTCCGACAACGACATCGCAGCCATGTACGATTACTTTATGAACTCGGTGCAACCGGTCAAACAAGCCAACCGTCCGAATGATATTCCTGCGCTGCTGTCGATGCGCTGGCCACTGGCTATCTGGAACTGGATGTTCCACGAGCAAGGCGCTTACCAGACGCAGCAGGACAAAGGAGCAGAGTGGAACCGTGGCGCTTACCTGGTGCAAGGTTCAACCCACTGTGGTACCTGTCACACTCCGCGCGGCGTCGCGATGCAGACCACGGCCAATGATGAAACCGAAACCGGCTTCCTGTCAGGCGCTGATCTGGCCGGCTGGCATGCATTCAATATCAGCAATGATAACGCCAATGGTCTGGGTGACTGGAGCAATGACGAGATTGTCCAGTATCTGAAAACCGGTTCAGTGGCAGGCAAGGCTCAGGCGGCAGGTCCGATGGCTGAAGCGGTGGAAAACAGCTTCCGTTTCCTGACGGATGATGATCTCAATGCCATCGCAGTTTACCTGCGCTCAGTACCGGCCGTGTCTGAGGGCAGCACATCACGTTATGCACAGGGCGAAGCGGTGGCTCAGGATCTGCAACTACGCGGTCTGCCAATCGAAACCACGCGTGAAGAGATGCCAGGAGAATACCTCTACATGGCCAACTGCAGCACCTGTCACGATGCGGACGGCAGCGGCTCTCCGGATGGTTACTACCCGTCGGTGTACCACAACAGCGTGGTGGGTAGCGAGAAAAGCGGCAACCTGATCCAGGTCGTACTGCACGGCGTGAAACGCGATACCAATGACGGTGAAGTGTTTATGCCCGCCTTCGGCCAGCATCTGTCTGATGACCAAATCGCCACTCTGGTTAACTTCCTGACCGATACTTATGGTCAGGGCAACGCTCAGGTTGAGCCACAAGATGTCGCCGAACTGCGCGCCACTGCCGAGTAAGTGCTCAGTCAGTGAAAAGCAAGTAAGTGATGAGGGAGCAGGTGTCTGCTCCCTTTTTTGTTAGCGTGTATTGACAACAATGATGTCGCGCAATCAGTCTCTTATTTGACTGCCCTCAATCTTTGGAAATTGACTCTTCGGCCTGCGCCTCTTCCAGCCAGCGGTACAAGGTCCGGCGTGTCACGCCTAGGATCTGTGCCGCCTGCGCTTTGTTACCCTGGGTCTTTTGCATCACGTAGTGCACATAGTCTTGCTGCAGCGACAACAGTGGCGGCATGGCCTCAGACGATAAGCCCTCAAATACATTTTTCAACGCAGAGTCCTGCGACTGGCGCATACGTTGCGGCAGATGTTCCGGCATGATCTCTTCACCATCACAAAATACCGCGGCACGTTCTATCGCGTTTTGCAGCTCGCGCACATTACCGGGAAAACCGTAATTGAGCAGGAGTCGCCATGCCGCCTGACTGAGTTGATGTGCCTGCGTTTTACCCTTTTGCTGTTGCTGAGTCATAAAGTAACGGGTGAGCAGTGCAATGTCATCGCCGCGCTGACGGAGCGGTGGTACCTGCAGGGTGAAGGTTTCCAGCCGGAAAAACAGGTCTTCACGGAACTGATTCTCAGCCACCATGGCTTCCGGATCTCGGTGGGTAGCAGCGATAATGCGCACATCAACCGCCACTTCTTTATCACTACCGACCGGACGCACCGTGCCTTCCTGTAATACCCGCAGCAGTTTCGCTTGCAGCGCGAGCGGCATTTCACCAATTTCATCCAAGAGTAGCGTACCGCCCTGCGCTTCGCGCAGCAGGCCCTGCCGGGACTTGCCCGCACCGGTATACGCCCCGGCCGCATGTCCGAAAAACTCGCTTTCTAACAGCTCGTTGGGGATACCGGCACAGTTCACTGCCAGAAACGGCCCTTGCTTGCGCTCACTCTGCTGATGAATCGCTTTCGCCACCAGCTCTTTACCGGTGCCACTCTCACCCAGCACCAGCACCGGACTGTCAGCCCGCGCAACCTGTTCGATACTTTTGAACAGACTTTGCATCACAGTACTTTCACCCAATATGCCGTGAAAACGGCGTCCGCCGATACTTTCTTTTAACTGACGATGCTCTAGTAAGCGGCGTACCGTTAGCAGGCAGTGGTCCATATCAAACGGTTTGGTCAGAAAGTCGTCCGCCCCGGCTTTAAGCGCCTGCACGGCCTGGTCGACCGAACCAAACGCCGTGATGAGCAACATCGCCGGCGCATTGTTCATCGCCTTCACCACAGGCAGCAGAGTGATACCGTTACGCCCCGGCAGACGCAAATCAGAAATCACCAAATCAATATTGGTCGTGGCCAGAAGTGGCTCGGCGGCTTCTACACAATCGACCACCGTAACCTGATAGCCTTCGGCTTCAAGCTCTTCACACAACAATTCCGCCAGATCGGCATCATCTTCCACTAATAAAATATTCATGCTTTCACTTCCTCAGGAAAACGCAGTGACACTTGCAGACCGCCCGTCTGAGCATGGCTTAAACGCAACTCACCGTGATGATCGCTCACGATATTATGCACAATCGCCAAGCCTAACCCTGTGCCCTGCCCTTTGGGTTTGGTGGTAAAAAACGGCTCCAGCAGTCGCTGTGGATCGAGTTCAGCGTCAATACCAGCGCCATCATCCCACACCGACAGAGACCAGCTATCCGCATCGCTTTGATAACTCACGCCGACCTGAGAAACGGCCGCCTGACAGGCATTGCGCAATAAGTTCACCAACAGCAGCTCAAAGCGGGCCGGATCGACCGTGACGCTGACCTCAGGCGGGATATCCACTGTAATTTTCGGAGGCACAGATGCCAGTTCATGTTTGATTGAATCCACCGCAGCCTGCACCGATTCACGCAGCTCAATCGCTTCACGCTGTGCACCGCTGCGTGAAAAATCCAGCAGTTGATGGACAATGCGGGTCAGGCGCTTCACCTGGCCACGAATGGCACTGAGTTCATGTTGTGCAGACTCTTGCTGATGATGCCGGCTAAGACGACGTGCCCGGCCATCAATCACATTGAGCGGCGCGCCGAGTTCATGCGCGATACCACTGACTAAACGCCCCAAAGCCGCCATCCGTTCCTGACGTTCCAGCTGCTGGTTTAGGGTTGCTTCCTGTTGGCGGTGTGCGGCAATCGCCTGCTGAGCCTGTTCGATATCATCCAGCATCTGGTTAAACGCCTCGGCAATCGTGCCCAGCTCAGTGGCACCCGATTGCGGCGCCCGCACTCCCAGCTGTCCGCGGCCCACATCCGCCATGACGTTGGTTAAGTTCGCCACCTGGCGGCCGACCGCCTGCCGATAGCCGAGCAGTACAATACCCAGCGTCAGCAACCCCACTACACCCCAGCAGCCCCACGCCCAGAAAATGATGCGGTCCATGGTGGCAGAGAAATCACTGGCGCGGCGAGTCACTTCCACCATGCTGGAGATTTTGCCGGTTTCATCGGTCACCGGCACAAAATGGGAAAACACCCGGCGACCGGCCTGATGCTGGTAGGCATCACCATCCTGACCAACGCGCACCAACTGTTCAGCCAACGGGTTATCGGTACTGTCTTCCTGGCCGGCAATACCGGCTGCTGCGATACGCTGACCATCTTCGTTATAAACCGACGCGCCATACACCTGCCCGAGAGAAAACACCGCATCCAGCGTACGCCGAACCGTGGCTAAATCCCCCTGGTTAATCGCTTCACCGATGGGCACCCGGATCGCGCGCGCGATCAATTTAATGTCATCTTTGAGCTTACGCGTCTGCTGCTCAGCCATGTAATGAGTACCAATTCCTATCGAGGCTCCGGATAGCGCCCATAACGGCACAAACACCAACAGTAATATGCGCATGGTTAAGGTCATGCGATACTTTTTCTTCACAAGTGCCTCCGTACCCGTCTTTATTCAACTCAATCTCCCTTACGGTGACTGTCTCTTAAGGTCACTTTCTTAAGGAAAACCGCTGTTCAGGGGCAGGATGCCCATAATTTGCTGAGTCGATGCATTTACTTCGGGCCCCTGTTTGTCCCCGCTCACCCGCTTCACGCGAGTGTATACTTTTGTCACAACCGACAGATTCAACCGTATCACAAGGACACATTACGGCTAACAATACGCAGGTCAAATTCATGTCAAAACTACAATTAATTCAATATAAACAAATAGATAACTTTAGATTTGAAAAATTGGCAAGGTTCTCGCAATAGTTAGAGCGAATCACATAAAACGGAAGGAAGTTCTATTATGCGCAAACTAACCATGACCGCCCTGATGACTGCAATGCTAGCCTCTGTCACTGCCACCTCGGCATTTGCTGCCCAAGAGGGACAGGCACAGCAGCAACAACAGCAAGCTGCTGCACCGCAGCAAGCTCAACCGATTGAAGTTAACGACGAGCAACTGGAGCAGTTTGCCGAGGCTCAGGCATCCGTCAATGAGATCCGTGTTGACGCGATGACCAAACTGAAAAACAGTGAAGATCCAAAAGAAGCACAAGAGATTCAGCAGCAAGCCAACCAGGAAATGGTTGATGCCGTGCAGGACACCGGTTTGTCCGTAGAAGATTACAACCTGATCGCGCGTGCCGTGCAGAACGACACTTCACTGCAATCGCGCTTACAGCAGATGAGCGAAGGTTAATGACCCATTGGCGTACCTTCGGGTACGCCGTTTTCTTTTCCTTTCTTAGCTTTGCCCGTTCAGTAAAATCCGGCTACGACAGTGTCACCCCGGCACTCACTAAGCAATGCTGCCGCCACTGCACAATAACTCTGATAAAAAACGGTTTTTTTTCCGATATGCAACTCTGCATTTAATGATAAAATTTGTGTTCGCGTAAAGTCCGGACAAATTGGAATCATTTCTTTTGAGCTCAGCAAATCCCGAATATCCGCCGCTCGTCTCTGAGTTAGGGCCCTTTCAGATCTTCACTCTGTTCCTGTCGATATATGTTCTGCTGGAATTATTAGTCGAAAGCGCGTTTACCCTGCCATCCGACACTCTTGAGATCCTGCATTTTACCGACAATATCGTCTGCCTGTTTTTTTCTCGCTGACTTCTGCATTCGCTTTAAGGCTGCAGACAGTAAAATGCGCTTTATGAAATGGGGCTGGATCGATCTGCTCTCCAGTATCCCGATGCTGGATACTTTTCGCTATGGCCGAATCGTGCGCGTAGTGCAGGTCCTGCGTATTCTCAGAGCCGTACGTTCAACCAAATTCATTATCGGCTTTTTATTTCGCAACAAGATGCACGGCACCTTCACCCTGGTTTCTCTGGTGTCGATTCTACTGGTGATCTTCGGTGCCGTCGCCATGTTGCAGCTCGAAAAAGGCATGCCCGGATCCAACATCCACAACGCCACCGAAGCCATCTGGTGGGCATTCGTCACCATCACCACGGTCGGTTACGGCGATTATTATCCGGTGACTTTCGAAGGGCGAATTGTCGCAGCTGTGCTGATGACCGGCGGCGTCGGCCTGTTCGGTGCCTTTACCGGCTTTGTCGCATCCTGGTTTCTGGAAGAAGATCAGGAAGACCAAGGCAAACACATCATTAATAACCTGCGCGATGAGATTCAGGATTTGAAAAGTAATATTGCCGAACTGAAAGCGCTGATCGAGAAAAAATAATGGCGGGGCTTGAGTCGAATGACAACACTCTGAGTTGATATATCAATTCATAACCAAAACCTTAAGCTCAATATCGCGAGTCATTCGCATTTAGACCTTATAGGGCATGCAATGACTATTGAGAAACAAGACATAGTGATATGCTTATGAAATCGGTCTGATAAGCATTTTCATAACATACATGAACATAGACACTGCGAGGCAATCACATTCAACTCTTACCGAGAAAAAAGTTAGATGTGATATTTGCTGAAGGCACAGTAGAAGTAACAGAAAAAGACATCAAAGTGGTTGCCGCGTAGCGGTGACACCGACGAAAGAACAAATATTAAGTAGTTGGTGAGGAGAATGACAATGGAATGGTTGGTTTTAGGTTTAATAGTTTTTGCTATCTATTGGGTTCGTAAATCAAAGAAAACAATGCATAACACCGAGAAGGTCGCGGTAACACCCAGTAAAAAGACTGCACCAGCCCCTACCACAAAAGTTACACCGAAAAAATCAATCACGCCTGAAACTGCCGAAGTTGAAACACTCACACCACGCAGAGAAAAAGCACTATACAACCTAGCCAATAAAATTCTAGAAGATGACATTGTTGATCTAGAAGAATCTAAAAAGCTGCGTGCATGGTTTAAGCGCTACCCTGAATCGAAAGAAGACCCAAGAACTAAAGAACTGGCGGCAACTGTTGAACTTTACCTGGAAGACAAAGTACTCGACAACGATGAAGCTCTTCATCTATTCGTCCTTCTAACCGATTTCTGTGATGGGTTCGAGGAACGCGAACAAGCCAACGAAAAACCGAAGAAGAAACCAGCCCCGACATCCGGAAAGCGAATCAATATAGAGAAATCATCCGGATTATCATTTCTTAATGAGCTAGAACCAGGCGCCCAATACTTTATGAACTACAAGGACGCTGCAGGGAAAGTATCTGACCGCGAGATTGTTTTAAGAAAAATTGAGCAGAACGCCAGTGGCGATACATACGTCAAAGCTTTCTGTTTGATGAGGAATTCTATTCGCACGTTCAGAGCAGATCGAATTACTGGTATCTGCAATGTCGATACTGGTGAGGCGTTTGTTTAGTAGATGCTAGGCACGGTACCTGATTGATATCGATGGCACATTATCGATCAACCACATCCAACATTTACCAGGTAAAAAGCTTGCAGTGGTGTTGGGTGAAACTACTGTTGAAGTGACAATTCAATCAACGTGATTGGCCGCATGGCGGTGACACTGAGAAAAGAATAAAAATTATTAGTTGGCTAGGAGCAAACAATGGTTTTTTCATGGCAATGCCCATACTGCAATCACAATGCTACGATTACAAACGAGCAGCATTCAACTGTGCACCATACCTTTCACTTAAATAATAAACACGATGAATCATTGCGACTGTTGACCAATGCCATTGTGTGTCCAAATCCAATTTGCCGTGAATACAGCATCACAGCCGAACTTGGAATTGCCAACCGTTCCGCTCTTTATAAGCTGGAATACTCCTTGGCATCTTGGACCTTAAGGCCTCTATCTAAAGCTAAACCACTTCCCGACTACATACCTAAAGCCGTAATCGCCGACTATGAAGAAGCCTGCTTAATTAAAGACTTGAGTCCAAAATCTTCCGCAACTTTGGCTCGTCGATGCTTACAAGGCATTCTGCGAGACTTTTGGAACGTTAAACCAGCACGACTAGTCGACGAAATCAAAAGTATTCAGGACAAAGTAGATCCTATTACCTGGCAATCAATTGATGCAATTCGCAACGTCGGAAACATAGGTGCGCACATGGAGAAAGACATTAACGTTATCGTTGATGTCGACCCTGATGAAGCACAACTACTGATCGGTTTGCTCGAGCATCTAATCAAAGAATGGTACATCAACAGACATGAGCGCAAGCAGCAGATGGAAGCGCTGATTGGAGTTGCTAAGCAAAAGCAAGAAGCTAGGCACAATACAAAAGTTGAAGAATAACCCTAAGCATGAAGGAACGACTATGAGCTTTCAACTCAAAGCACTAGAACTACTAGGCGCGAAGGAGCACCTGCGTGATTACCTCAATGACCTTGTCAACTGGGTAGAATTCATCCGCCGTTACGACATGGCCAAAGATGAGCAACGCTACTGGCGTAACTACTTCGGCC from Vibrio ostreae encodes the following:
- a CDS encoding sorbitol dehydrogenase family protein, yielding MNKKSPHLETSAQQMSRRNILKGVASIGLLSLVAPLPLSVLAQESASADPIALFTLVSERLTQHQNLSPILSERFFQALQARNPDFEAHLKLLVKEMAQIETRLLATTLSPSAQQTAKSIISAWYTGIVGAGLDAQVITYRHALQFNAVDDVLEIRSYCPNKPGFWAAKPIERKA
- a CDS encoding GMC family oxidoreductase N-terminal domain-containing protein, producing MTTTQQADVVVVGSGVAGGLVAHQLALAGKSVIILEAGPRYSRGEIVERFRNQPNKMDFMAPYPSTPYAPHPEFNPDNGYLVQKGEQAYDAQYIRAVGGTTWHWAGSAWRFIPSDFKLKSIYGVGRDWPLEYKDLELWYQRAEEELGVWGPADEELGSPRSKPYPMAPLPISYNEKVIKDRLNDNGFYVVTEPVARNSRPYDNRPTCCGNNNCMPICPIGAMYNGITHVEKAEAAGAKLIDKAVVYKIEKGADNRIVAVHYKTPDGESVKVEGKYFVLAANGIETPKLMLMSDVGNSSDMVGRNLMDHPGTGIRFFADEKLWPGRGAQEMTSIIGWRDGDFRSEYAGKKIHLSNLSRTDQMTQEILAQDRLLLGNVLDNEIRDKAARYVQFDSFHELLPHPENRIVASSSKDAMGIAKPEFYYAIDDYVKRSAVHTREAYTKIAQLMGGH
- a CDS encoding GMC oxidoreductase → MGDNPKDSVVDKDCRTHDHDNLFIASSGTMPTVGTVNCTLTIAALSLRIAATLNKEV
- a CDS encoding c-type cytochrome → MTLKRLILSVIALAVIVFGLIVTGIWGPSGHNPAPEQQVQTTQTPPGMSRGEYVAKMSDCTACHTTEKDKPFAGGLGMPLPIGTLYSTNITPDKETGIGNYSLDDFKRVLREGVRKDGGHLYPAMPYTEYTKLSDNDIAAMYDYFMNSVQPVKQANRPNDIPALLSMRWPLAIWNWMFHEQGAYQTQQDKGAEWNRGAYLVQGSTHCGTCHTPRGVAMQTTANDETETGFLSGADLAGWHAFNISNDNANGLGDWSNDEIVQYLKTGSVAGKAQAAGPMAEAVENSFRFLTDDDLNAIAVYLRSVPAVSEGSTSRYAQGEAVAQDLQLRGLPIETTREEMPGEYLYMANCSTCHDADGSGSPDGYYPSVYHNSVVGSEKSGNLIQVVLHGVKRDTNDGEVFMPAFGQHLSDDQIATLVNFLTDTYGQGNAQVEPQDVAELRATAE
- a CDS encoding sigma-54-dependent transcriptional regulator yields the protein MNILLVEDDADLAELLCEELEAEGYQVTVVDCVEAAEPLLATTNIDLVISDLRLPGRNGITLLPVVKAMNNAPAMLLITAFGSVDQAVQALKAGADDFLTKPFDMDHCLLTVRRLLEHRQLKESIGGRRFHGILGESTVMQSLFKSIEQVARADSPVLVLGESGTGKELVAKAIHQQSERKQGPFLAVNCAGIPNELLESEFFGHAAGAYTGAGKSRQGLLREAQGGTLLLDEIGEMPLALQAKLLRVLQEGTVRPVGSDKEVAVDVRIIAATHRDPEAMVAENQFREDLFFRLETFTLQVPPLRQRGDDIALLTRYFMTQQQQKGKTQAHQLSQAAWRLLLNYGFPGNVRELQNAIERAAVFCDGEEIMPEHLPQRMRQSQDSALKNVFEGLSSEAMPPLLSLQQDYVHYVMQKTQGNKAQAAQILGVTRRTLYRWLEEAQAEESISKD
- a CDS encoding sensor histidine kinase translates to MKKKYRMTLTMRILLLVFVPLWALSGASIGIGTHYMAEQQTRKLKDDIKLIARAIRVPIGEAINQGDLATVRRTLDAVFSLGQVYGASVYNEDGQRIAAAGIAGQEDSTDNPLAEQLVRVGQDGDAYQHQAGRRVFSHFVPVTDETGKISSMVEVTRRASDFSATMDRIIFWAWGCWGVVGLLTLGIVLLGYRQAVGRQVANLTNVMADVGRGQLGVRAPQSGATELGTIAEAFNQMLDDIEQAQQAIAAHRQQEATLNQQLERQERMAALGRLVSGIAHELGAPLNVIDGRARRLSRHHQQESAQHELSAIRGQVKRLTRIVHQLLDFSRSGAQREAIELRESVQAAVDSIKHELASVPPKITVDIPPEVSVTVDPARFELLLVNLLRNACQAAVSQVGVSYQSDADSWSLSVWDDGAGIDAELDPQRLLEPFFTTKPKGQGTGLGLAIVHNIVSDHHGELRLSHAQTGGLQVSLRFPEEVKA
- a CDS encoding DUF4168 domain-containing protein gives rise to the protein MRKLTMTALMTAMLASVTATSAFAAQEGQAQQQQQQAAAPQQAQPIEVNDEQLEQFAEAQASVNEIRVDAMTKLKNSEDPKEAQEIQQQANQEMVDAVQDTGLSVEDYNLIARAVQNDTSLQSRLQQMSEG
- a CDS encoding potassium channel family protein; its protein translation is MRFMKWGWIDLLSSIPMLDTFRYGRIVRVVQVLRILRAVRSTKFIIGFLFRNKMHGTFTLVSLVSILLVIFGAVAMLQLEKGMPGSNIHNATEAIWWAFVTITTVGYGDYYPVTFEGRIVAAVLMTGGVGLFGAFTGFVASWFLEEDQEDQGKHIINNLRDEIQDLKSNIAELKALIEKK
- a CDS encoding WYL domain-containing protein, with protein sequence MEWLVLGLIVFAIYWVRKSKKTMHNTEKVAVTPSKKTAPAPTTKVTPKKSITPETAEVETLTPRREKALYNLANKILEDDIVDLEESKKLRAWFKRYPESKEDPRTKELAATVELYLEDKVLDNDEALHLFVLLTDFCDGFEEREQANEKPKKKPAPTSGKRINIEKSSGLSFLNELEPGAQYFMNYKDAAGKVSDREIVLRKIEQNASGDTYVKAFCLMRNSIRTFRADRITGICNVDTGEAFV
- a CDS encoding DUF4145 domain-containing protein, encoding MVFSWQCPYCNHNATITNEQHSTVHHTFHLNNKHDESLRLLTNAIVCPNPICREYSITAELGIANRSALYKLEYSLASWTLRPLSKAKPLPDYIPKAVIADYEEACLIKDLSPKSSATLARRCLQGILRDFWNVKPARLVDEIKSIQDKVDPITWQSIDAIRNVGNIGAHMEKDINVIVDVDPDEAQLLIGLLEHLIKEWYINRHERKQQMEALIGVAKQKQEARHNTKVEE